A region of the Desertifilum tharense IPPAS B-1220 genome:
GCACAAGCAATAATGGTGGTGACATTCCCATCGAGAATGCTGGAGAAGGCGCGGAAAAATCCGGCTTCTACGGAACGATACAAGCTTTTTCCGGTGCGTAACTCTTCGCGAGTCCGTTCAAAAATCAGCACGTTGGCATCAACTGCCATACCAATACTGAGAATAAATCCAGCAATACCCGGTAAGGTCAGGGTAACGCCGAGGAGGTTAAACAGCGCCAGGGTGAATAAGGCGTAAATGGTGAGGGCGAGATCGGCGATCGCACCCGGTAGGCGATAATAAACCACCATGAAGATCAGCACCAGCACTAAACCGCCCAACCCTGCATAGATACTGCGTTGAATGCTATCGCGGCCGAGGGTTGCGCCAACGGTGCGGTTTTCGATCACTTCAACGGGAACGGGTAACGCACCGCCTCGCAGTTGTACGGCCAGATCGCTAGCTTCTTGGGTGGTAAAGTTGCCGGTAATGGAGGCGCTACCGCCGACAATGCCTGTTTCTGCGAATTCAACGCCGACAATGGGGGCGCTAATAATGCGATCGTCTAGGAAAATCCCAATACTGCGACCGGTTCCGGCTAAGTTTTTGGTCAATTCGGCAAAGCGATCGCCCCCTTGAGCATCAAAGCGGATAATAATATTCCAGTTATTGCCTGCCGGTAAAGGTTGAGCAAACGCATCATTGAGGTTGCTCCCCGTTAAGCCGACGGGTTCAAAAAGTTCTAGAATGGCTTGATTGCGGCGTTCAATTTCTGCTTGATTTTCCTGTAAGGCCTGCTCGTCACCGCTAGCCCGCAGTTCTGCCTGTTGCGCTTCTAGGGTTCTGAGAATTTGAAATTCAATCGGAAATTGATCTTCAGTCCCCGGACGTTGGGAGCGAAATTCGAGTTGCGCGGTTCCCCCCAATACCCGTTCGGCTTGGGCTGGATCGTTTACCCCCGGCAGTTGGATAATCAGTTGATCTTGTCCGGTGGTTTGCACCAGGGATTCGGAAACGCCTAACGCATTCACGCGCCCTTCCACAACGCGCTGCACGGCTTCAAGCACTCTGGCGTTAATTTCCGGGACTTCTTCAGTGGTGAGAACCTGGAGGGTGAGTTGCGCGCCCCCCCGCAAGTCCAGACCCAGTTGCGTGGGAACCCGGACTAAGATCGTAATGGCTGCAATGACCAGCACAAAAATCAAAGCTAATATAGAACGCTGTTTTCCCATAATGGCTTTAGCTCAATCCCATAAAATTAAGGCGATCGCAGGGGTGGCTCGGTCTAAGCCTTACCCCGGTTAGAAAATTTTGATGATTTTGATTTCTGAGCGATCCATCACGCTGAGAACCTGCAATCAGTGCTATGATATCTCGTTTTGGGATTGAGCATCGAGACTCTGGTGCGATCGCCCTCCCGAAAGCAAGCAAGCCCGCCCTCAAGCGGACTTGACAATAATGTAAAATGTGATATTAGCTTCTAGACCTGAAGCGCCATCATCTTTTGCACCGCTTCCACAATTTGCGGCGGTTGCACAATCGTCAAATTCTCCAACATCCCGTTATAGGGCGTGGGAATATCCTGAGAAGACAGGCGAATCACCGGCGCATCCAATTCATCAAAAAAGCGTTCGTTAATCGAAGCAATCAATTCTGCCCCAATTCCCCCCGTCTTCATGCACTCTTCAACAATCACAACCCGGTGGGTTTTGCGAATAGAAGCGCCAATGGTCTCAAAATCTAGAGGTTTGAGGGAAATCAAATCGATCACTTCTGGATCGAACCCTTCTTTTTCTAGCGTCTTCACCGCCTGCATAACATGATGGCGCATCCGAGAATAGGTCAAAATCGTCACATCCTGACCGGAGCGAACCACCTCCGCCTGGTCGAGGGGTAATAAATATTCCTCTTCCGGTAAATCTTCCTTGAGGTTGTACAACAAGACATGCTCAAAAAATAGCACCGGATTGCGATCGCGAATCGCAGATTTCAGTAACCCTTTGGCATTATAGGGCGTCGAACAAGCAACAATTTTCAGCCCAGGAACCGCTTGGAAATACGCCTCTAAGCGCTGAGAATGCTCTGCACCGAGTTGGCGACCGACACCACCAGGGCCGCGAATCACCATCGGAATTGTAAAATTCCCACCGGAGGTATAGCGTAACATCCCGGCATTATTGGAAATTTGGTTGAAGGCAAGCAGGAGAAATCCCATATTCATCCCTTCAACAATCGGACGCAGACCCGTCATTGCTGCGCCAACGGCTAATCCCGTAAAGCTATTTTCGGCGATCGGCGTGTCGAGCAGACGCAGATCGCCATATTTTTTATAGAGGTCTTTGGTGACTTTGTAAGAACCCCCATAGTGACCGACATCTTCGCCAAGCACGAAGACTGTGGCGTCGCGTGCCATTTCTTCATCAACAGCTTCGCGCAATGCATTGAAAAAGAGTGTTTCTGCCATCTTAAGGACGATCTAGGGAATAGGAGATTAGAGTAGAATCTTACCGTTTTGCCGGTAGCATTGGGGACGATTGCCAGATTCGCCGCACGCTTGCGCCAACATTTTAGACCAATCGGCGATCGCTCACCACTGGAGTACGATAACTTTCAGACATCCTGATATCCTTTGAAAACGGTGAAAAGTAAACCGACAGATCGAGAAAGCTGAGGTTGGGGAGCGACAGCATGACTACAATTTCCTCTACCCCCAACCTTGTCCGCTCTATATCCTAAGATTGTCTCATCCCTGTTTGATTCCCTTGGGTAGCCTTAGACTCCCTGAAAAGGCAATACTGATAAAGAGAAAACCAGACCTGTTTGGACTGCAAGCAACTCCCGATCTAGAAATTGCGAAGCTCACTCATCTGTTTGGGCAATCTAAACAGTAAGCTCGATCTTTCCCAGCCAAGAAGATATGAAACAAATTGTTATGGAAGCTTTGGAACTCCAGAGGCGCTATCAAGCAGGTGAAAGAGACTTTCGGGAAGTGAATCTCAGTCGAACGTTACTGAGCGGACTTTCTTTAGTTGAAGCCAACTTGCGGGAAGCTGAGATGATTGAAGTCAATCTCAGTGGCGCTGAAATGAGAGGGGTAAACCTACGGGAAGCCAATTTAAAGGGTGCAGATTTAAGTCGAGCCGACTTACAAGATGCCAACTTGATAGGCGCTAATCTTGTAGGAGCTAATTTAAGGGGAGCCAATTTAGCCGGAGCCGGTTTGCGGGGGGCAAATGTCAGCGAGGCGGATTTCTCGCAAGCGAATCTTTCTCAAGCGAACCTTAGCGAAGCCAATCTGACCGACGTGACCCTCTCCCAAGCCATTCTCCGTCAGGCAACCCTCAGCCGTTCCAAACTGATCGGAGCAGTTTTGATTAAAGCAAGTCTGGAAGGAGCCAATTTAACCTACACGCTTCTGAGTTTAGCGAATCTCGAAGAAGCAAACCTGACGAATGCCATCTTAAGCGGTGCCACCCTAGAAGAGGCGAATTTGACGCGAGCCGATATGAGCTTTGCAAACCTCAGCGGTGCTAACCTAAGAGCAGCCGTTTTGTTCAAAGCAAACCTCCGACGCGCTAACGTGAGTTGGACGACTTTGCGGAATGCGGATTTACGCTCTGCCAATCTCTATCAGGCATCCTTGAGTTGGGCAAATCTCAGCGAGTCAAAGTTAAGTCAAGCCATGCTGATTGATGCTAACCTCAGCAGAGCAAATCTGCGGAATGCGGATTTGCGAGGGGCGATTATGCCGGATGGTGTCACTCACGAATAGTATTGCTTAGAGGTACGGTAGATCGATTGACTTCTACCGAATCTCCGTTTCTGCCGAGTTAACAACCCAACTCCTCTCCCTGCAAAACCAACAGACGCAAACAGAGGTGAGTCACATTATGGATATAGACGCAGTAGAGCTGCTGCATCGCTATGCCGCAGGCGAACAGAACTTTAGCCAGGTTTTGTTGAGTGGAGCTGATTTAGCCGGGGTTTCTCTACCGCTCGTTTGTTTGAAGGAGGCGGTACTAGAGGGAACAAACCTGAGCGGTGCTAATTTACGGGGCGTTGACTTCACGGGCGCGAATCTCAGCGGTGCGGATTTGAGTAAGGCGGATTTGACGGGAGCCGATTTGACAGCAGCAACGTTAACGGGTGCTAATTTATGTAGCGCTCGCTTGATTGGTGCCCGGTTTGCGGGCGCTCAACTGATTGGTGCTGATTTGAGTTGGGCAAATTTAACGGGAGCAACGTTGAATCAAGCCGATATGAAACGAGCTGATTTAAGTTATGCCAATTTAAGCGACGCGCTGTTAGTGGGGGTCGATTTACGCAATGGTAAGTTAGCCGAGGCGAATTTAAATCGGACGGATTTAATTGATGCCAATTTACAAGACGCAGATCTCACCGGAATTGATTTGCAGGCGGCAAATTTAACTGGGGCAATTTTATCGGAATCTAGCGATGAAGATTTGCAGATTGAGAGTTGGGAATAAGCGAGTTATTTACGAGAATCGCTGTTGCGACTAAAGCGACTTTCTGGGATTGAACTGCCTAATCCTTGTAGAATTCCTCGTCCAATTAAGCCAATACCCCGCCCCACAATTTGGGTTAATAAATAAATGACGCCTGAGCCTAAGAAGGAGAGAATCGCCCGAATTCTGGGCGCGATCGCATCTCTGGCTTCTAGCAGGAGGGTGACTGCATAGCGAACCCCCCGGAGTCGTTCGAGTTCTTGGCGTCTGGGATGATAGATTTTAACTTTCTTGATACCTCGGTAGTCGAGGGCGAGGAGAACATATTGGCTTTCAAACATATTTTGAGGTTCCCCAAAAAGCTCAACTTGGCGATATTTCCAGCTCAAGTCGTTGCGGAATCGCTCAATTTCTCGCGTGGAAAGGAGTTGTTTATCGTAAAAGTCTTGTTTGATTTCTACAATATCGGCAAATCGATTTAATAACGGCTGAATGACGGCATTCGCAACTTGAATAATCAGGTTTTGCGCTAAGATTTCTGCACGTTTATCGGCTTCTGGCGTGCCGTAACTATACAGCACATTCTCAATCATTAAAGGTGTTTCGTATAACCAATAGGAGAAAAGTTCTAGAACTAAGGGGATTTTCTTAAGAATTTCCGATTGAATGCGCGGAATATTTTCCAACAGAATTGGAACGAGATCGTATTCAGTGTTGGCAATTTTGATGTGATAATATTTACCAAAAAAATCGGTAATTGAAGCCGACCATAAATCCTGTAAAATGGCATCCACTTTCTGAGAAAGGGAAAGCACATTCACTTGACCCAATTGCAGTTCGCGAACGGTTTCAGTTAAACGCTGCAAAATGATTTTGAGTAATTCTCGCCGTTTCTCTTCTCGCAGAATATCAATTTCTAACGGCTCATCGGTTAAGTTTTTGAGGCTGTATTGTAACTGCGCTTCGAGGGCGGCAAACAAACGATTGAGAGAGCCTTCTAAGGCCATTTCTGACTGGGGATTCAAGCTGCTTTCCGCCGCAGGAACGAGGGCAGAACGGGGATTAATGGGGGGACGCTTCGCCGTCGTATTTTCGGGAGGAGGAGGAATTGGGGGGGCGTTATTGGGCGAGGGAGAGGCTGCTAGTAGTTGATTGACCACCCAACGCGCCGCTGCTAGTTCGCGCAACCGTCCAGCAATGACGGCTCTTTCGAGAACTGGAAGTGCTGGATTTTGTAAATAACCGCTCAATTCGGCGATCGCAGATTCAATTTGCTCGATCCCCGACTGATGGAGGCGATCGCGCCAACGTGCCAACATTCGCCCTCTCAATGGCGCTGCGGGCGAGGGTTCTAAGATTGCGAACCCATAGGTTTCTCCCGTCGCACAAGTCCGAATCGCCTGAATCAAATCGGCGATCGCCATCCCTTTACGACAATATCCGCGAACTCCCAGCACTTGAGCAAACGCCAAAGTCTCTAGATCGGCTTTCCCCGTCAACAACAAGACCCCCAACTGGGGATAGCGCGACTCCCAAGGCTGATAAGCCTGCTGAAGCGCCTGCCACTGGGGTTCAGGGGGATTCTCCTGGGCCGACCAATCCAAAATCACTAAATTAACCGGAGGTTGAGCGTTCTCCTGTTCGCTGCTCGGAAGCTGTTCCAAAACCGAAAGACTGGTGGGGCCATCCGCCACCACCTGCAAACCCGAAACCGCTTGCAGGGAAGTTTTCAACCCTAAACGGAAGATTGGATCGGGATCGACTAAAGCTAATTGGAGAACCGATGTACTCATCTTCCTTCAGGGCTGCTACAGAGTGGGCGATCGCGGCAAAACGCTTTAACGCATTGTGACATACTCCTATCCCTCTATTCGAGCAGGAGACCGTTAAAGATCCCCATCCTAATTCTCAGTGATGGGCATCCTCTATCCAACCCGTTATTCAGGCGGAGGCAGTGCATCTGACGGCGTGCCAAACTCTGGAGCAATGGGCGCTTCTAGCGGGGGAGGCGCGGGTTCCGGTGCAGGTTCCGGAGGATAGTAAGGAGCCGGTTCTGGCTCGTTCCAAGAGGAAGCTGGCGGTTCTGAGAAACCTCTCGGCGCGGGTTGGGGTGGCGGTGCGAAGAGGGCATTGCGTTCGGCCGTCCACCGCGCAATGGAGCCTTGAGCCTCATCGTATAGCGGTCGTCCCCAGCGAATCCGAGAAGCCGTCCGAATCGCTTCGGAATACTGTCCAATGGAAGCCAGATAGCTGGCATCATTGAGAATGGCTCGGTCTTCAGCCACTTGAATTTGAATTGTCCAACCGTAGATCGCATCTTGAGCTTCGGTATAAAGAACGCGACCGGGTTGAATCCGTTGGGCGACGGTAATGGCTTGAGCAAGATTGCCGCTGTTAGCCACCGATCGCGCTTCATTGAGGATGGGTTGATCTTCTAAGACTTCAATTTTCTTATTCCACTGGGCGATCAAGGTTTGGGCTTCAATCCGGCGCGGTCTGCCGATTTCCACGCGAGACGCTTCTGCGATCGCCGCTTTCAAACCCTCGATCGATTCGGTTTGAGCAATCTGACGCGCCCGAATAATAAAGGGTCGGTCTTGAATGCTTTGAATTTCCTTGCGCCACGAGGCAATCTTGGTTTGAGCTTCAATCCGGCGCGGGCGATCTTGAGCCACCATTTGCGCTAACTCATCAGCCAATCTAAAGGTTAAAGGCTGTCCTACGCTAGCTACAGCGCTCGCCACTTGAATTTGTAGCAAGTCTTGGATACTCGCCTGCCAAGTCTGAATTTGGGCTTGCGCTCGCTCGTATAGGGGGCGATCCGGCTGGATTTCGCCCACGATCGCCTGAGCTTCCAGCAACATCATCAGATTATCTTTCCAAGACATAGCCGTAGCGCGACTGAGGATCGCAAAATCCTCGGCTTCCTTAGACAACGAGGAATCTGGAGGCACGGTATTAGCTGCCGCGATCGCACCTTCTAAATCTCTAGCCGCTAGCCGTTCGTCAGCAATCTTCAGCAAAGCGCGACTCCAGCGGGCAATCTCTGCTTGAGCGTCCGGACGGGCAAAGCTTTTTAACTCAACTTGTCGCGCCAGATCCATCGCTTCTTTTAAGCGAGCCACCGTTTGATATTCGGCGAGTTCTCTGGCTTGGGATAAACGCCGACGAGCCAGTTGCTCGGAGGCAATAAACCGGGTTAGCTCGTTGTAGCGTTGAGCGCGCCAATGCTCGTTATTGAGTCGGCTTAACTCTTCTGCCTTTTGATTGGCCAATCCCCAGTTTTGATTTTTCAGCGCTTCGAGGGCTTCCTCATAAATTGCCGCACCTTTATCCCAATTACTTTGCCAAGCTGCAATTTGCTGTTGCGCTCGGTCGTATAGGGGGCTGCTTTCCGGGACATTTCCAGCAATTTTAATCGCCTCTTGTAAATCGCCATCGCTCATTTTGGCAGAGGCGATCGCCAAAATCCCCTTAGACCATTCCTCTAAAAACCGTTGGGACTCGCGATAAAGCGGATGCTCCTCCGTCCAATTTCGCACCAGCGCCACTGCTGCAACTAAATCTTCAAGCTGGCGAGAACTTGCCGCCTGATTCGCACAATACAAGCGTTCGCTATCAGCCGCAATCGGAGAAACTTGTTCGCAATTGGGAGGCGGCGGTACCAGCGTCAGCAATAAAAAGGCCGCATAACCCGTTCCGCCCAACAACCCCACAATCGTCAGCCACAATAAAGGCAAACCCCAAGATGCTCCCCCCTTCCGAGACGAACGTCTCTCTTGGGGAGGGGGCGGTTGAGCGATCCGCTTGGCAGGGGGTTCGGCACTTAATTCGGAAATCGTCGCTGCATAGGCATCGTCGCTGGCCGAGCTAGCCGGGGCATTTTTGGGTCTGGGGGGGCGGCGAGAACGGCGAAAAATTGAATTTTGAGTTCTGTCAAACTGCCTTCTAGTCATGGCTGACGATTTCCTTCGGAACGCTTCGCGAACGAATAAGTTGCCTGGTTTTTCGTTATTTAGTCTACTGTTGTCTTCAACCGATCCGACGCTGCTTATGACAGTCTTTAATAGTGGCAATTCAGGTCTGCGTTCTGTTGTCTAGCGCGTGCAGGTCAGATCGATGGGTTCAGCAAGGGGGTGTAGTTTAATACCCCATTTGAATTGGGTTAATCCGGATGCTTTTGACTCCGAAGGCTTCAGGGCAAAAACCCAAGCTGAGGACTCTCTGGGGGTGCCTTGTCCTGGAGTTAATCCAAATTCTTTGGACATTGTAATGGTTAATTGGGTCTAGAGCGAAAAATTAGTCAGCCGGATCTCGTGCCACACTAAATTACAAGTAGACCTAAGCGGATGACAGATAATGTCCAATAGCGGTTTTGTTGTAGTAGAACTAGAACACAAGGGATGAACCTAAGTATTCGGCATTGGCTAGCAGAACGTAACCTCACACTAGCCCGGCTGAAGTGGGTCGCGGGGGCCCAGATGGCGGGAATCGCGTTCCGTATCGCTCAAGATCTGGAATTTAAAAGTCTCAGTTTGTTTGAAGTTGCGGTGCTGGCTGAGATTTTTGAATTGCCGATCGCGATCGCTTGGCCAGAACTCTCTCCCCTGGCGGAGTTAATGGGGTGTTTGCTGCGCGTCCTCAGTCAGAAAAAGCCGCTCAAGCGCAACGAAGGGACGTGGCTTGTGTTTCAAATTGCTTATCTCAACGGTTTAGATCGGCTCTTGCAGCAGGAAACCCTCGTGCGCCGACCGTGGATTAATCGGGCGATGCTGCCCACGGACGAACTGCAAAATAATATTGCCCTCAATCAGCCTCAGCTTCCGGATTTGCTGCAAACCCTGCGTCCGGGTCATCTCAGCGACACCCAGGCGGAGCAAGCGTTGTCTCAGTGGAGTGCTTCGCTGCTGGTGCAGCAAATTAATCAGACGGCGAGTGCCTGGTTAATGGCGAATGGTGCTGAGGAAATTGAGAGTCAACTGTTGATCGGGCGCTTGAGTCATGGTTTGCCGGGGGAATTGCTCGAAGCGATCGCGCTGCATTCGTCGGCGCTTCCCCAGTTACAAAAGTTTGTGCGTTTGGGAACGGTGGCGTCTTGGAGCGAAAGCCTTCATGAAAGCGATGACTACGAGTTGCTTGAAGTGTCGCCTCCACCCACCCCCACCCTCGGCCCGATGCCCATCGATCTCGCCAGGGAACGCTATCGGGCAGGTTTTAACATTGCTCTGAGCCAACCGATGTTTGAGGAGTGTTTCTCCCTCAACGATATTCATGTGCCACTCAAGGGAGTGGTCTATGATGGGACGTTGGGCAGCAATCCTCCCCCGGTGGATTTAATGGAATGGGCTAAGACGCAACTGAGCGATCTCAGCAGCATTGCGGTGGTGGAAGGGTTGCCCGGTCAGGGAAAGAGCAGCTTTTGCCAAATGTGGGCGGCGAAGGTGGCTTCGGAGTTTTATCCCAGTTGGATGCCGGTGTTAATTCGCCTGCGGGATGTGACGTTGGGAACGACGTTAGAGCAAACGCTCTTATCCGCGCTGCCGTTGGGTAACTTTACTTGTGCTGATGGTTGGCTGTCTCCGGTTCACTCGCCTTGCTTGCTGGTTTTTGATGGTTTGGATGAGTTACCGCGATCGCCGTTAGCTGAAGATCAGATTTGGCTGTTGATGGATCAAATTGTCCGCTTTCAGTCTCAGTACGCGGGGCCGACGGGTTTGCCGCGCCATAAGGTGTTTATTACCTGCCGGAATGGGACGCTGAGTCGGGCGGGGATTGAAACGCTGCATATTTCTTCGACGCACAGCCAAACGCCGCTGCTGTCTCATCTGCGGCGAATTGCGATCGCGCCGATGGGTCAAGATGAGGTCAAACAGTGGTTTAAGCATTGGTCGCGCTTGCAAACCAAAAATATCGCTCAGGCTTACTTTAATTTCCTTAAGCAGGGCGGCCTCTTTCGTCCGACACCGCCGACTAAAGAGTTAGCCAATTTGGTTCGCCAACCTTTGATGCTGTACTTTTTGGGGATCTTGCATCGGGATGGCTTGCTGCACGAGTCGGTCTTTCAGATGCCCTATCCCCAGGTTAAGTTTGAAATTTACGACCGCTTGCTGACTTGGTTATTGGGCAAACCGACCGCTGGGTTGTCGGTTTCGGGTCGCTTGGAAACGCCGGGTCGAGTCGGTTTGGCCCATGCGGGACGGCGCACCGAGGCGATCGCCAATTTACTAAAAACTCGCCAACCGCATCAAATCCGCGCGGCGATGCAAACCACGGCGCTGAGTATCTTACAAAGCGGTCGCGCCACCATTCATTACGATGCCCTCCAATCCTATTTAGGGGATGAACCGACGCTAGCGGCCTTTTGTTTCCGCTTTGAAGAGGTTCAAACCGACACCTCCAAATTCCAACAAACCTTTCAGCGCGTTGGTTTTGCCCATCGCAGTTTGGGAGAATACCTCTGCGCCGAGGAGATCGCCTCCCAACTGAAGGCTTTAGCGCATATTGTCCGAGATCCCTACGGGGAGTTAAAGTTTGCTACCGATGACAAAAGCGCGATCGCCCAGCATCTTTACAACCTTTTGGGCTATGGCATTCTCCCTTTAGAAATGGAGGATTTAATTGCCGAACGCCTTTGGCGCGAAGAAGCCCGCGATGAAGAAGCTTTTCGCTTCCGGACTTTGTTTGCTCGCTTGCATCGCTTTTACCGCTCCTATTGTCGGGGACGATGGATGGATGAGGGCATCGCCCACAAAGCCCGCCAGCATTTGCAACAGTTTAATAATTCTTTGAACGTGCTGCAAATTGATGCGGCGGTGGGTTTAAATACGTTCTTGCTCCTGTGTGCCTGTCGGCGAGAGGCAAATCTTCCCTTCTGGCCCTGTGGCAATGCTACGCCCAAACGTAGCAAACAGAACGCCCCCCCAGAAGCGCTCAGTGCAGAAGAACCGATGGAGTTTAACCCCAGTCAACTGCTAGCGCTAGCGGGACGGACGGCAGTCTTGTCTCCCAATTCCTTCTGGTTGCGGGTGCGCTACAGTCTCAAATCAATCCAGTTAAGCGGGACTTATTTGTATCGCGCGTTACTTGCCGGGGGCAATTTACAAGCCGCCGATCTGTCAGCCTCGGTGTTAGTGGAGGCTAACTTGGTGGGGGCGAATCTCAAGGAAGCCAATCTTTCTTGGGCTAATTTAACGGGAGCCAATCTCACGGGGGCGAATCTCACGGGAGCCAATTTGGAAGGGGCGAACTTGATGGGCGCTAATTTACAGCGCTGCAATTTGCAATCAACCCAGCTTAATAATGCGTGTCTGGTGGAAACGCAGATGGATGAGAGCAGTTGGGATATTGCCCGCGCCAAGGGGGCTTTCTTTTCTTGGGAGCAATACCAAGCTTACAGTCAAGCGATCGCCACTCAAAGTATTAAAGAAGAACCCACGACGGATTCTTCTGGGGATGATGCCACATCGGTTTTACCGATTGAAATGGCTGAAGATGAGCCGGTAGCGGTTCCCTCTTCAAGCACCCTCAGCGAAGAGGATATTGATGCGGAAACCGTCGTCTATCGCCCGCCTTTGAGCGACGAGACGCGCGCTTTAGAGTAGACTGGGGCGATCACTCTGACGGGCTGGCAGCAACCTGTCCGTTAGCTTTGGAGGGCGATCGCTTCTCGGCGGGGAGATTCACCGTTAACTCTTGAGCGACTTCTTCAGAGAGAATGCAGTCTAAAATCAGTTGCCAATCTCCCGTTGCCGTAAGGTCAAATCGAGTCATTTCGGCTTTCGCTTCAGCCAACTCTTTAATCGCTTTGGCAAAGGCTTTATCTTCAATGAGGGCGCATTGTTCCTCCGTGAGATATTGCTGTCCGGAGGGGTCGAAAATCAGCCGCAACAGGTCTGCGTAGGGTAAGGCAGCTTGATGGGCTTTGGCTAGGGCTGTTGCTAGCCGCGCTTTGGCGATCGCTTCGGCCGCCCCATTTAAAATGGCTTCAATCTCCGTACGCTTTTCGGCGGGAATGCCTTCTAAATCGATAGCGGCGTCAGATGTTCCGGTTTTTCTTGCCACAATAAAATCCTCTGGGATATGAATAATATTTTGCTCAACGGATAAGCCATTGGGAAAAGCAAAGGGATAGCGGTCGAAGGGGGGTAACTCCTCTTCAAACCGCCGTTCTAGCTCAAATTTGGCTTGTTCTCGACTCGCGGGAGAGTCTTCACCCCCAAAGGCGATCGCCACCAAGTACGCCCCCTGGCTGGGGACTTCGGGATCGTCGAGGGCGACATAAACTAACAGCTGTTTGCGACGAGTCTTCAACGTTACTTTGAAGATTAGATCAACACTTCAGGTTTATCACAAAAGGGTTCCCGGCGGGATCGGCACAATTCCCGGCACCTCACCTCCCAACATAGCCCCCTTAATATCCCAAAACGTTGCCCCATGCCGCGCCATCACTTGTGCTAACTCCATTTCTGCCCGACGCGGTAGCATTGTTTTCCACGATCGCAAGGCTTCGATCGTATTGCCCAACAGTCCCCCTTGGCGATGGGCGGCCAGATATTCGCGATCGCCGCGCCAGCCTTTTGGCACATATCCTAACGGAATTAACATCCGGTCGAGGACATCTTTGAGCAGCGTATCTAAACGTTGGAAGCGTTGGGCATCAAAACTTTGGGAATTGTCCTGCATCCAGCGTCGAATGACCGGATCGTTGAGAACTTCGGCATCTAAGCGATTGATAGCCGCAAACAAGGACTGACAGGAATCTTTAACGCAGGAAGTGGCAGGCGTCACCACCGAAGCCCCATTTCCCGGCCCGGTGCGATAGCGGGCGCAGGTAAACGCCAGTTCCTGTTCAATGGTTTTGAGCGGATCGAAAGTGCGATCGCCCAATTTATAAGGCACCGTAAACTCAGGCATCCGCAGCATCACCTCAGAAATCGGTACCGTAT
Encoded here:
- the secD gene encoding protein translocase subunit SecD gives rise to the protein MGKQRSILALIFVLVIAAITILVRVPTQLGLDLRGGAQLTLQVLTTEEVPEINARVLEAVQRVVEGRVNALGVSESLVQTTGQDQLIIQLPGVNDPAQAERVLGGTAQLEFRSQRPGTEDQFPIEFQILRTLEAQQAELRASGDEQALQENQAEIERRNQAILELFEPVGLTGSNLNDAFAQPLPAGNNWNIIIRFDAQGGDRFAELTKNLAGTGRSIGIFLDDRIISAPIVGVEFAETGIVGGSASITGNFTTQEASDLAVQLRGGALPVPVEVIENRTVGATLGRDSIQRSIYAGLGGLVLVLIFMVVYYRLPGAIADLALTIYALFTLALFNLLGVTLTLPGIAGFILSIGMAVDANVLIFERTREELRTGKSLYRSVEAGFFRAFSSILDGNVTTIIACAALFWLGSGLVRGFALTLGLGVAVSMFTALTCSRTLMLFVLTIPALRKPEWFCPNLPPTAKAATR
- a CDS encoding alpha-ketoacid dehydrogenase subunit beta; protein product: MAETLFFNALREAVDEEMARDATVFVLGEDVGHYGGSYKVTKDLYKKYGDLRLLDTPIAENSFTGLAVGAAMTGLRPIVEGMNMGFLLLAFNQISNNAGMLRYTSGGNFTIPMVIRGPGGVGRQLGAEHSQRLEAYFQAVPGLKIVACSTPYNAKGLLKSAIRDRNPVLFFEHVLLYNLKEDLPEEEYLLPLDQAEVVRSGQDVTILTYSRMRHHVMQAVKTLEKEGFDPEVIDLISLKPLDFETIGASIRKTHRVVIVEECMKTGGIGAELIASINERFFDELDAPVIRLSSQDIPTPYNGMLENLTIVQPPQIVEAVQKMMALQV
- a CDS encoding pentapeptide repeat-containing protein, which codes for MKQIVMEALELQRRYQAGERDFREVNLSRTLLSGLSLVEANLREAEMIEVNLSGAEMRGVNLREANLKGADLSRADLQDANLIGANLVGANLRGANLAGAGLRGANVSEADFSQANLSQANLSEANLTDVTLSQAILRQATLSRSKLIGAVLIKASLEGANLTYTLLSLANLEEANLTNAILSGATLEEANLTRADMSFANLSGANLRAAVLFKANLRRANVSWTTLRNADLRSANLYQASLSWANLSESKLSQAMLIDANLSRANLRNADLRGAIMPDGVTHE
- a CDS encoding pentapeptide repeat-containing protein, giving the protein MDIDAVELLHRYAAGEQNFSQVLLSGADLAGVSLPLVCLKEAVLEGTNLSGANLRGVDFTGANLSGADLSKADLTGADLTAATLTGANLCSARLIGARFAGAQLIGADLSWANLTGATLNQADMKRADLSYANLSDALLVGVDLRNGKLAEANLNRTDLIDANLQDADLTGIDLQAANLTGAILSESSDEDLQIESWE
- a CDS encoding DUF3685 domain-containing protein — its product is MSTSVLQLALVDPDPIFRLGLKTSLQAVSGLQVVADGPTSLSVLEQLPSSEQENAQPPVNLVILDWSAQENPPEPQWQALQQAYQPWESRYPQLGVLLLTGKADLETLAFAQVLGVRGYCRKGMAIADLIQAIRTCATGETYGFAILEPSPAAPLRGRMLARWRDRLHQSGIEQIESAIAELSGYLQNPALPVLERAVIAGRLRELAAARWVVNQLLAASPSPNNAPPIPPPPENTTAKRPPINPRSALVPAAESSLNPQSEMALEGSLNRLFAALEAQLQYSLKNLTDEPLEIDILREEKRRELLKIILQRLTETVRELQLGQVNVLSLSQKVDAILQDLWSASITDFFGKYYHIKIANTEYDLVPILLENIPRIQSEILKKIPLVLELFSYWLYETPLMIENVLYSYGTPEADKRAEILAQNLIIQVANAVIQPLLNRFADIVEIKQDFYDKQLLSTREIERFRNDLSWKYRQVELFGEPQNMFESQYVLLALDYRGIKKVKIYHPRRQELERLRGVRYAVTLLLEARDAIAPRIRAILSFLGSGVIYLLTQIVGRGIGLIGRGILQGLGSSIPESRFSRNSDSRK